From the genome of Peptoniphilus sp. ING2-D1G:
AAAAAGGGAGATATCACAGTCGGTCTGGAAAAAATAGGTATTAAAGTATTTTATGGTCACAGTCCGGAAAATATAAAAGATGCAGATTTAGTAATATATACTGATGCTGTTAATATTGATAATGTAGAGCTTAAAGCTGCCATAAACAAAAAAATCGACGTCATTGACAGAACTTCATTTTTAAATGCAATAATGAATAATTACGAAATATCCATTGCAGTTTCCGGAACTCATGGTAAAACCACCACTACATCGATACTCTCAGAAATAATTTTAAATTTAGATTCAAACCCCACAATATTGCTTGGTGGACAATTAGATCATATACATGGCAATGCAAAATTTGGAGATAAAAAAATTTTTCTAACGGAAGCTTGTGAGTATAAAGCAAATATATTGAAATATTTTCCCACTACCGCAATAGTTTTAAATATTGATGAAGATCACTTGGATTATTTTGACAATATTGATCACATAATAAAAACTTTTAAAGCTTATGTTAACAATTTAGGCCCTTCAGATAAATTGATATTAAATATTGATGATGAAAATTCCAAATCTCTCCTTGAGGCTGATAATACCAATATAATAACTATTTCGGCAGAAAAAAAGGCAAATTATACTGCGAGAAATATAACAAAGGATGATTGTGGACATCCTGTGTTTGATGTCTATCACAATGATGAGTTCATGTTCAATATTAAATTGGAGATTTTAGGATATCACAATGTATACAATTCCTTAGCCGCAATAGCTGCTGCTTCAGAAAACGGAATAGAACAAAAAGATATTATACAAGGTCTTAAGTCTTATAAAGGAGTTCATAGAAGACTTGAAAAAAAAGGAATGTATAACGGTGCTAAGGTCATTGATGATTATGCCCACCACCCTACTGAAATAAAAGCTTCGCTTCAAGCCATAAGAAATTCAGCAAAAAATAAATTATATTGTGTTTTTCAACCTCATACTTTTACAAGAACTAAACTACTTTTGGATTCTTTTGCAAATTCCTTTGTAGATGCCGATAAAATAATTATCACAGATATCTATGCTGCAAGAGAAAAAGATTATGGAGATATTCACTCCAAAACACTGTGCAATTCTATAGTTGCCAATGGTAAGGACGCTATCTATATAGAAAAATTCGATGATATAGTTGAATTTTTAAAAGAAAATCTCAACGAAAATGACACAGTTATAACAATGGGTGCAGGAGATGTATATAAAGTTGGAGAGCAACTTATAAAATATAATTAAAAGCTTTGACACATGCGTCAAAGCTTTTAATATTTCTCATTTATATAATCTTCTATTAAAGACTTTCTTATTCCGGAAGAAAATATACCTTTTTCTTTCAAAATCTTTAAAAGCCACGGAGCTTTAGAGTGAAATATTGCTTCTTTTTTATCTTCAAGAACAATTTCATATAATATATTTTTCAAGGCTTTGGAGTCGCATTTTATATAATAAGAACTGATATTTTCAAAATTGGAAAGTTTTAATATTGATAAAATAGACTCATCCTTGCATTTGTAAAATTTATTCCCTAAATTTAAGTAATAATTATAGTACTTTGTGTGTTTTTTGCCATTTCTTACTTCTTTAGCCAGCATTCTGTAATACTTGGCCATACCATTGTAATACTGATAATTAAACATCGCCTTTTCATAAGAATCCACCTTTAAAAACGGCTGAGCATTTTCACAAATAAAATAGTCATAATTATATTTTAAAAATTCTTTTTTGGATATATCTCCATTATTATACTGCATAATAAGAAAGGATCTTCTTTCAAAAAATCTTTCAAACAATCCTTTTCTTTTGATAAAAACCAACTAAAACACCTATTTCTACGGTACTAATTGAATGAATATAGGAATAATCATCATTAAGGCTAATATTAAAGCTATTATCCTTACTAAGTTTTTTTTATTTTTA
Proteins encoded in this window:
- the murC gene encoding UDP-N-acetylmuramate-L-alanine ligase (ATP + UDP-N-acetylmuramate + L-alanine = ADP + phosphate + UDP-N-acetylmuramoyl-L-alanine; High confidence in function and specificity); this encodes MFNFVLNKHKYKNIHFIGIGGISMSGLAKIVFSEGYTVSGSDLKKGDITVGLEKIGIKVFYGHSPENIKDADLVIYTDAVNIDNVELKAAINKKIDVIDRTSFLNAIMNNYEISIAVSGTHGKTTTTSILSEIILNLDSNPTILLGGQLDHIHGNAKFGDKKIFLTEACEYKANILKYFPTTAIVLNIDEDHLDYFDNIDHIIKTFKAYVNNLGPSDKLILNIDDENSKSLLEADNTNIITISAEKKANYTARNITKDDCGHPVFDVYHNDEFMFNIKLEILGYHNVYNSLAAIAAASENGIEQKDIIQGLKSYKGVHRRLEKKGMYNGAKVIDDYAHHPTEIKASLQAIRNSAKNKLYCVFQPHTFTRTKLLLDSFANSFVDADKIIITDIYAAREKDYGDIHSKTLCNSIVANGKDAIYIEKFDDIVEFLKENLNENDTVITMGAGDVYKVGEQLIKYN
- a CDS encoding hypothetical protein (High confidence in function and specificity) encodes the protein MQYNNGDISKKEFLKYNYDYFICENAQPFLKVDSYEKAMFNYQYYNGMAKYYRMLAKEVRNGKKHTKYYNYYLNLGNKFYKCKDESILSILKLSNFENISSYYIKCDSKALKNILYEIVLEDKKEAIFHSKAPWLLKILKEKGIFSSGIRKSLIEDYINEKY